One Terriglobales bacterium genomic window, TAGTTGTTGCTGCCGATGAATCCGGGCCGCGACTGGCCCTCCGGCCCGCCGTGAATGTTCACCATCACCGGCCGCTTGCCGGTGAACCGGGCCGGAGGACGATAGAGGAAGCCGGAGATTTCACGGCCGTCGAAGCTGCGCCACTTGATCAACTGCGGTTCAGAGAAATTTTGCGTATTGAGGCCGCCGGTTTCGCTGTAAGTCCAGCGCGTGACCTGGCCTGACTGCGCGTCCAACGAATAAATGTCCGACGGGGTGCGCGCCGAAGCCATCGAGAAACCCAGGTCGCGCCCGTTCCTGTGCCATCGGAGGCCGCCGATCACGCCCAGGGGCAGCTGGGGCGCGGGCTTCAACTTGCGCGTCGCCGTGTCCATGACGTGCAGCACGCTGGCGCCGTTTTCATTGGAGACGAAAGCCAGCAGGCGGCCATCTTCGGTGATCTCCAGGTTATCGATGTCCCACGGAATCTCCGTCGTCAGGTAGGTGTGCTGCATGGAGGGCAGATCGACATAGGCGAGGCGATGGAACTCCGAATCTTTGTCGGTCAGCACGTACACACCACGGCCGTCCTTGGCGAAGGCTCCGTCTCGGTAGGAAATCTTCTCCGCGCCGCCCTTGGGCGTCAGCAGTTTCTTTTGACCGGTGGCAACGTCCACCAGCCACAGGTAGGTCTCGTTGGCTGAAATGCCCTCGATGAGCAGGATCTGCTTGTCGTCAAACGACCACGCCGCCGGCTGCCAGCCGCCGCCCTGCAACTGCAACAGCATGCGGTCGGATTTCGGATCGAGCGGGTCCATGATCCACACGTCCGTGTCCTTGCCGGTGCGGCGTGTCGAGGTGTAAACCAGGCGATCGCCGGCATGGGAAAACAGCGAATCCAGGTTGCGCGACTTGCCGTCGGTAAGCAGCGTGATGTCGCCGGACGCCATGTCGTAGCGGTAGAGCTGGAACCATTCGCCGCCGCCGATATCTTTGCCGAAGATGAAGTAGTTCCCTTTCGTGGGCTCAAAGTGCGCGCCGGAGACGCGATCGGGAAAAAACGTGAGCTGGGAGCGCGCCCCGCCGGGCATCTTCACCAGGTGTACCTGGTTGGTGTCGCCGAAGCGCGTGAGGATGAGCATCTCGCGCTGCCGCGGGTTCCACGAGCCCAGAAAGGCGCTGCGCACCTCGGAGTAGCGGCCGGCCTGCTCGGCAATGGAGACGGGAATGGGAGGAATGCCCTCGGCCACCAGGTTTTCGTTGGGTTTGATAACCGCTGTCGATGCCGGCGGCGCCGATTGCGCAAATACAATCGCGCTGCAGATGGTGAGGATGAAGAGGAGCTTGGCGCGACCCAGGTTCATGATGACCTCACGAAAAACGAAGCAGTGTAGGTCGAAGGGACAGGCATTGCAAGGCGGAGCGGAATGTGCCACTCCAACCGGCTTTTGGCTTGAGTGGGATTCGCAATTTCGGCACGTGTCCTTAAAGTGCTGCGCTGGATTCGACGCAGCGCGCGATCACCAGCGTTAGATCGTCCGGTTGTTCGCCGACGGTGAAGCGCTGCACGTCGGCAATCACCGCGTTGAGCATTCCGGCCGCCGACTCCCGGCAATTGCTCTCCAAGGTCCGCAGCAAGCGGATCTCGCCGTATTCCTCCTCTTGTGCTCCCACCGATTCCGTCACGCCATCGGTGTAGATGGCGAGCACGTCGCCGGGAAAAAGCTGGCGCTGGTCCACCTCGCAATCCCACTGCTCGAACAAGCCGAGCACGGTGGCGGTGGCCTCCAGGCGCTCCGCTTCCCCGCTGGCGCGCAGCAGGATGGGAGGATTGTGGCCACAATTGACGTAACGCAGCATGTGGTTGGCTTCGTTGTAGACGGCGAAAAACGCGGTCGCATAGTGCTGCGTTTCCGTGTTCTTGTAGAAAAGGTGGTTGACCGAGCACAGCAGCCGCGGAATATCTTCCAGCGCCAGCGCATACTGGCTGCGCAGGTTCGCCTGCAAGTTCGCCATCAGCAGCGCGCCGGAAATTCCCTTGCCGGAAATGTCGGCGAGCACCAAGCCCAGGCGGCCGGAGCCGAAGTCGAGAAAGTCGTAATAATCACCGCCCACGGCGCGCGTCTGGATACATGCGCCGGCGCAATCCAGCGTCGGCAGCAAGGGCGCTTGCTGCGGCAAAAGTTTGGCTTGCACCTGCCGCGCGATTTCCATCTCCTGCGCCGAGCGGCGCTCCGCCTCGATGCGCTCCGCCATGTTTTCCGCCAGCGCAATACTGCGCATGGCAATACCGGCCTGCGTTGCCACCGATGCCAGCAGCCGTTTGTCGGTGCTGGAATACGGTTCTTCGGAAAGGCGCGGCCCCAGGACCGCCAGGCCCTGCAGGCCGCCATCCTGCGACCCGCGGATGGGAACCAAGCACTCCGCGCGCGGCAGACCGAACGAATCCGGCGCCGCAGTTTCCGGATCCAGTTCGACCGGCTGCGTGCCGTTGTCTGACGCCGCGAGCGCCAGTTCCGGCGCCAGCACCTGTTCGGCTCCCGCGGCCTGGGCCACCAGCCGATGATCGCGAGCCTGCAAATAGACAGCGAGCGACTGCGGGTGAAGCGCCTCGCGGATATGCCGCTCCAGCAAAGTTGCCAGGTCCTGGCGGGTGCTCACGGCCAGCGTGCGCGCGGCAAGTTCTTCCAGGATTTGCTGCGCGTCATATGCGCTGCGGAAAAAGACGCGATCCAGGCGCTTGCGCACGTGACGATGGACTCGGTCTCCGGCCGTGATCAGCAACACTCCGAACGTCGCGCCCACCGGGATCGCCGCCTTCGCGTCAAAGGCGAAGCGTGCCGCGAAAGCGTTGGCGAGCAGGATGGTCGCCACCGCGGCGAGGACCAGCAGCAAAGCCACAAACCCGCGCTCGACGATGAGATAGCGCGCGCTGCGCTTGAGCAGCACCGGGATATCCAGCACCCGGTGCTTGACGACGGCGTAGGCGAAGGAGAGGGGGAACAGGAACGCCAGGCTGACCACGGCGAAGTCCAGCCAGAAGGGGGGATTCCAACCGAAGAAATCGTGAACGCCCCGGAAGATCACCACCGGGAAAAGACCGACAACCGTTCCCCAAAAAACAACTTTGAGCTTGCGGCGATCCTCCGGGCTGCGGGTGGCGATGGCATTCCAGGCCAGGGAAATGAACCCAAGGGCCATGGCGGAGTAGACAACGGTTAGCCACAGATACCGTGAAACCACCGAGCCCATCGCGGTTTCAAGTGGCGGCAGCGGCCGGGTGGTCCCAGTACCGACTCCCCCAAAGCCCAACAGCGCGAGCGCAACGATCAGCAGCCACTTCAACCATGGCACCCTGCGATCCAGCGGAGAGCGCGAAGGAAACACGGCGAAGAAG contains:
- a CDS encoding SpoIIE family protein phosphatase, whose protein sequence is MTSQATTTRKRWFLAAAIVFAAATIFYSAAWMYYVRLQPGVELGLDTTQTATGYVIDRVYAKSPAEAAGLKVKDEIRAVNGKPVARNGLLTEAWLKGRPGDQVVLTIARSGEPQPITIRATFRKAGETVPRVSWAVAAANQITGSFPILFLIVGLVVLFLRPEDRNARLLALFFASVIAAADVPGTVVAAPLQVQPFLKAYRTVFDTLLAGFFYYFFAVFPSRSPLDRRVPWLKWLLIVALALLGFGGVGTGTTRPLPPLETAMGSVVSRYLWLTVVYSAMALGFISLAWNAIATRSPEDRRKLKVVFWGTVVGLFPVVIFRGVHDFFGWNPPFWLDFAVVSLAFLFPLSFAYAVVKHRVLDIPVLLKRSARYLIVERGFVALLLVLAAVATILLANAFAARFAFDAKAAIPVGATFGVLLITAGDRVHRHVRKRLDRVFFRSAYDAQQILEELAARTLAVSTRQDLATLLERHIREALHPQSLAVYLQARDHRLVAQAAGAEQVLAPELALAASDNGTQPVELDPETAAPDSFGLPRAECLVPIRGSQDGGLQGLAVLGPRLSEEPYSSTDKRLLASVATQAGIAMRSIALAENMAERIEAERRSAQEMEIARQVQAKLLPQQAPLLPTLDCAGACIQTRAVGGDYYDFLDFGSGRLGLVLADISGKGISGALLMANLQANLRSQYALALEDIPRLLCSVNHLFYKNTETQHYATAFFAVYNEANHMLRYVNCGHNPPILLRASGEAERLEATATVLGLFEQWDCEVDQRQLFPGDVLAIYTDGVTESVGAQEEEYGEIRLLRTLESNCRESAAGMLNAVIADVQRFTVGEQPDDLTLVIARCVESSAAL
- a CDS encoding prolyl oligopeptidase family serine peptidase produces the protein MNLGRAKLLFILTICSAIVFAQSAPPASTAVIKPNENLVAEGIPPIPVSIAEQAGRYSEVRSAFLGSWNPRQREMLILTRFGDTNQVHLVKMPGGARSQLTFFPDRVSGAHFEPTKGNYFIFGKDIGGGEWFQLYRYDMASGDITLLTDGKSRNLDSLFSHAGDRLVYTSTRRTGKDTDVWIMDPLDPKSDRMLLQLQGGGWQPAAWSFDDKQILLIEGISANETYLWLVDVATGQKKLLTPKGGAEKISYRDGAFAKDGRGVYVLTDKDSEFHRLAYVDLPSMQHTYLTTEIPWDIDNLEITEDGRLLAFVSNENGASVLHVMDTATRKLKPAPQLPLGVIGGLRWHRNGRDLGFSMASARTPSDIYSLDAQSGQVTRWTYSETGGLNTQNFSEPQLIKWRSFDGREISGFLYRPPARFTGKRPVMVNIHGGPEGQSRPGFIGSNNYYIGELGVAMIFPNVRGSTGFGKTFLKLDNGMNRDQTFKDIGALLDWIATQSDLDSSRVMITGGSYGGLMTYAIATFYNDRICCSLPVVGITSLVTFLEHTEVYRRDLRRVEYGDERDPKMREYMTSISAFQNADRIRKPLFAVVGKNDPRVPFTESVQMMDKLKQNGAPVWFLIANDEGHGFAKKKNQQFQFFSTIMFVRRFLLKEQLAPAAGK